One genomic segment of Vibrio fluvialis includes these proteins:
- a CDS encoding STAS/SEC14 domain-containing protein, protein MSFQRHGISIGLDRVDEQFFVVIKAVGTLTHQDYEIMTPMLDAALVKVNEPKVKVLFDATELEGWELRAAWDDFKLGLKHGSDFDKIALYGKPGWQELAAKIGSWFISGEIRFFDDYAQALEWLE, encoded by the coding sequence ATGAGTTTTCAACGACACGGCATTTCCATTGGGTTAGATAGGGTAGATGAGCAGTTTTTCGTGGTCATCAAGGCCGTAGGAACCCTGACTCATCAAGACTATGAAATTATGACACCCATGCTTGATGCGGCGCTGGTAAAAGTGAATGAACCGAAAGTCAAAGTGTTGTTTGATGCTACTGAGCTGGAAGGCTGGGAGCTGCGTGCCGCGTGGGACGATTTTAAGCTGGGTCTCAAGCACGGCTCTGACTTCGATAAGATCGCGCTGTATGGTAAGCCCGGTTGGCAAGAGTTAGCGGCCAAGATTGGCAGTTGGTTTATCTCCGGTGAAATTCGCTTTTTTGATGATTATGCTCAAGCGTTGGAATGGCTGGAATAA
- a CDS encoding YbaK/EbsC family protein, producing the protein MSQDLKASSQRVQDFLSRHGQQFVVRQMPASTRTAAEAAETVGCTIGQIAKSLIFKNKATGEPVLIVASGANMVCTRKVEQATGIKLSKADADFVREKVGYAIGGVPPVAHHAQVTTILDPALKLYDAIWAAAGTPNSLFELHSSELEQLTQGTWVELAK; encoded by the coding sequence ATGAGCCAGGATCTCAAAGCCTCATCGCAACGCGTGCAGGATTTTCTTTCCCGCCATGGGCAGCAATTTGTGGTCAGGCAAATGCCTGCCTCAACCCGTACGGCGGCGGAAGCAGCAGAAACGGTCGGTTGCACGATTGGTCAAATCGCAAAGTCGCTGATCTTCAAAAACAAAGCGACAGGTGAACCGGTACTGATCGTTGCGTCTGGTGCGAACATGGTGTGTACACGCAAAGTGGAGCAAGCCACGGGCATTAAGTTGAGCAAAGCGGACGCTGATTTTGTGCGTGAGAAAGTCGGCTATGCGATCGGTGGCGTTCCGCCAGTTGCCCATCATGCGCAAGTGACCACCATACTTGACCCGGCGCTCAAACTTTATGACGCCATTTGGGCGGCGGCTGGCACGCCGAACTCCTTGTTTGAACTACACTCAAGCGAACTGGAACAGTTGACTCAGGGCACCTGGGTTGAACTGGCAAAGTAA
- a CDS encoding VOC family protein, producing the protein MQISHLDHWVLTVADIEATVAFYSEILGMTPVTFGEGRRALSFGNQKINLHLLGAEFEPKARTVQAGSADLCFITHTPLDMVIVTLQEHAIEIEEGPVTRTGAVGPIRSVYVRDPDGNLIELSNYPFVTSE; encoded by the coding sequence ATGCAGATCAGCCATTTAGATCATTGGGTGCTGACGGTCGCGGACATTGAGGCGACCGTTGCATTCTACAGTGAGATTCTGGGTATGACGCCGGTCACTTTTGGTGAAGGACGTCGCGCACTCAGTTTTGGTAATCAGAAAATTAATCTCCATCTGTTGGGGGCGGAATTTGAACCCAAAGCTCGCACAGTTCAGGCCGGAAGCGCAGACCTGTGCTTTATCACTCACACGCCGCTTGATATGGTTATTGTCACCTTGCAAGAGCATGCTATTGAGATTGAAGAAGGTCCGGTCACCCGTACTGGTGCTGTCGGGCCTATTCGCTCGGTGTATGTGCGCGATCCGGATGGAAACCTGATTGAGCTGTCTAATTATCCGTTTGTCACTAGTGAGTAA